In the Candidatus Latescibacterota bacterium genome, AAGGAGGGGCTCAAGAACAGCTTCGTGTTCAACTTCTCGAGCCCCTTCAGCATCGCGAGCCGCAAGGCGTCCTACGAGTTCTACGGCCGGCCGCAGGACTTCCTGGACACCTACCTCGCCAAGGTCGACGCCGTGACCGCCGACGACATCCTCCAGGCCGCGCGCGCGCGCATCCACCCGGATCAGATGGCGATTCTCGTGGTGGGCAAGTCCGAGGACTTCGACGCGCCGCTGTCCAGCCTGGGCTTCGGCGAGCCGAACCTGATCGACGTGACGATCCCCTCGCCGACGCTCGACGTCGAGCTGCCGCCCACGACCCCCGAGAACCTGGCCGCGGGCGCCGCGCTCATGGCCCAGGCGGTCAAGGCCTTCGGCGGGGCCAAGGCGCTGGACGCGGTGAAGAGCCTGCGCTTCGACGCGGACTTCGTCCTCCAGGAGACCGGCATGGGGCCCATGACCTTCGGGGTCGTGACCCAGCGCGAGGGCGACACGCGGATGCGCGTGGAGACCACCACGCCCTTCGGCAACATGACGCAGATCCTCACCAAGGACGCGGGCTGGATCGTGAGCCCGCGGGGCAAGAAGGCCGTGACCGGGCAGGATCTCGCCGACATGTGGAAGGGCGAGCGCAGCAACCCGCTCTACCTGCTGCGGCACCTGGACGCGTACAAGGCCCAGTCGCTCGGCACCGAGTCGCTGGACGGCGTGGACTGCGACGTCGTCTACCTGCACGGCGAGGGCGACGAGGGCTACAAGCTCTACCTCGGGCCCGAGCACCTGATCCGGGGCATGGAGTACAAGGACGAGGGCCAGGCCGGCCCGGTGATGAACCTGACGCTCGCCAAGGACTACGAGAAGACCGGCGGCATCGCCTTCGCCCGCAACATGGAAATCAACCACGACGGCACGCTCTTCGCCGTGCTCAAGGTGAAGACCGTGGCCGTCAACCCCACGCTGGACGCCTCGCTCTTCAGCGAACCGTCGGAGTAGGGGCCGCGACGGGAGCGCGGCATGGCCTGGAAGCGCACGGTCGGGGAATTCGTCAGGGCGATGGTCAAGCGGCGCAGCTATGACCCGCGCCGCAACCTGTACCTGCTCTTCGGCTTCTGCTGGGGCCTGCCGATCCCGCTCTTCTCCCTCTACCTCGGCTTCTCCCTCGCGGGGGAGAAGCCGAGCCTGGGGGGCATCCCCGGTCTGCTGGCCGCCCAGCCCTGGCAGGGCGCCTTCCTGCTGCACCCGCTGCTCTTCGCCGCGGTCTTCGGCGTGCTGGGCACGGTCTACGCCATCAAGGAAGAACAGGTGGCCCGGCTGCTGCGGGACCTGCGCGGCAAGGTGCGCGAGCTCAACGTCGCCAACCGCGAACTGCAGGAGCTCGACCGCATGAAGGACGAGTTCCTCAGCAACGTCACCCACGAGCTCAAGACGCCCCTCGTCACGATCCAGGGCTACAGCGAGATGCTCGACGCCGGCCGCCTCGGCGAGCTCAGCGAGAAGCAGCGCAAGGCGCTGTCCGTGATGAAGCGCAACCAGGAGCGGCTCCAGGAGCTGATCCGGCAGCTGTTGCGCTACGGCAAGATGGAGGAGCGCAGCGCGCAGGTCTTCATCGGCGAGATCAGCGTGCTCAAGCTGTTCAAGTACCTCGAGCAGAGCTTCCAGCCCGTGATGGAGGCGAAGGGGGTGGAGTTCCTGGTGCTGCCGCCGGCGGAGGACGTCCACGTGGCGGGGCAGGAGGACCTCATCGAGCAGGCCATGCGCAACCTCATCGGCAACGCGCGGAAGTTCACCGACAGCGGGGGCCGCGTGGCGGTGACCGTGGACACCTCGGCGGCGCCAGAGCAGCTCGGCCTCGTGGTCGAGGACAGCGGTTGCGGCATCGCGGAGGATGCTCTACCTTTTATCTTTGAACGATTCAGGCAGGGCGACGGGTCCATCCGGCGCAAGTACGGGGGCACCGGCCTGGGCCTGGCCATCGTGAAGAAGATCGTCGACGCGCACCGCGCCGACATCCGGGTGGAGAGCAAGGTTGGGGAGGGTTCACGCTTCACCATCGTGCTGCCGGTGGTGACCCGGGATCAGGACCTTCTCCGGCCATCGCCGAGGAGGCAGTAGCGATGAGCGCAGACGAATCCCGCCGCATCCTGGTCGTCGACGACGAGACCGACATCCTGGAAATGATGCAGAGCCTCCTGGAGATCGAGGGCTTCCAGGTGCTCACCGCGGAGAACGGCGCCGACGCCGTCGCCGCCCTCGGCCAGCAGCCCGACCTGGTGCTGCTGGACATCATGATGCCCGACATGGACGGCCACGAGGTCCTGCAGGCGATCCGCGCCGAGGCCGCCACCCGCTCGCTGCCCGTGCTCATGGTCACGGCCCGCAACGACGTGGTGGACATCGGCAAGGCCCTGGACGCGGGCGTGAACGGCTTCGTCGTGAAGCCCTTCGACACCGAGAACCTGCTCCGCACCGTGCGCAGCACACTGGAGCAGCGGCCGATCGACTTCTACACGAACTACGAGGCCGTGGAGGGCGTCACCTCGCGGCAGGGGACCGGCTACCAGCAGGGCGACCGGATCATCTTCCTCGACCTGGAGGAGGCCGACCCCAGCGCGGACCGCATCCTGGAGGCGCTGGGCAAGGAGGGCGTCTACCTGATGAGCATCCTCCAGTTCGACTCGGCGCGCGGCACGCGGCAGAGCTCGGTGCTGGTGACGGCGGAGAACGGCATGGCCTTCGGCGCCTTCCTGAACGCGCTGCGGGCCAGCGGGAGCGTGAGCATCACGGCCTGCCAGATCTACAAGGACGCGCTGGACCTGCCCCAGGACCTGATCACCGGCGACCAGGAGTACACGCTGGAGTAGCGCGTCGCGCCGCAGGATGTCTCGACCTTGCGCCCCCGCCCTCGCGACTGTCGCCGGCGGGGGCGTCGTGCTATGCTTCAGGACGCCACCCCTCGCCAAGGAGCCGATCCCATGAAGACGCGCCCCCTCGCAGTCGCCTTCGCCCTGGCCGCCCTGCTGGCTCTCGCCTTGCCCGCCCTGGCCACCGTGCCGCCCTACGACCCCGCGGACGACCCGCTCCTCGGCCTCAAGTCGGGCTTCTGCGGCGCCGGCCGCGCCCTGCTCGGCGCGCGCGCGCCGGTGGCGGCCGACTACTCCTGGGACGTCCTCCACGCCACGCTGCACTTCGCGCCCAACTTCGGCGCCCAAACGCTGAGCGGCACGGTGCAGTTCGACAGCGAGGCGGTCTCGGACGGCCTCGCCCAGGTGACGCTGGACTTCAGCGACCTCATGGTCGTCGACGCCGTGCGCCAGGACGGCGCGCCCGTGGCCTGGACTC is a window encoding:
- a CDS encoding HAMP domain-containing histidine kinase; protein product: MAWKRTVGEFVRAMVKRRSYDPRRNLYLLFGFCWGLPIPLFSLYLGFSLAGEKPSLGGIPGLLAAQPWQGAFLLHPLLFAAVFGVLGTVYAIKEEQVARLLRDLRGKVRELNVANRELQELDRMKDEFLSNVTHELKTPLVTIQGYSEMLDAGRLGELSEKQRKALSVMKRNQERLQELIRQLLRYGKMEERSAQVFIGEISVLKLFKYLEQSFQPVMEAKGVEFLVLPPAEDVHVAGQEDLIEQAMRNLIGNARKFTDSGGRVAVTVDTSAAPEQLGLVVEDSGCGIAEDALPFIFERFRQGDGSIRRKYGGTGLGLAIVKKIVDAHRADIRVESKVGEGSRFTIVLPVVTRDQDLLRPSPRRQ
- a CDS encoding response regulator, whose amino-acid sequence is MSADESRRILVVDDETDILEMMQSLLEIEGFQVLTAENGADAVAALGQQPDLVLLDIMMPDMDGHEVLQAIRAEAATRSLPVLMVTARNDVVDIGKALDAGVNGFVVKPFDTENLLRTVRSTLEQRPIDFYTNYEAVEGVTSRQGTGYQQGDRIIFLDLEEADPSADRILEALGKEGVYLMSILQFDSARGTRQSSVLVTAENGMAFGAFLNALRASGSVSITACQIYKDALDLPQDLITGDQEYTLE